Below is a window of Canis lupus dingo isolate Sandy chromosome 30, ASM325472v2, whole genome shotgun sequence DNA.
CATTGTTGTGAAAGAGATCTCAAGACTCTGACTCTTTCCCtcttgcagaactgaaactctgtaccaaTTAAACTACAACTCTTCCTTGCCCCTTCATCTCAGGCTCAGGaccaccccctgagccaaaggcagacactcaactgctgagccacccaggcgaccccccactttccattcttttggataatatacccagaagtgggattgctgaatcatatggttgTACTATcctaaactttttgaggaactgccatactgttttccacactggttgcaccattttaccaTCCTACCAACAATACACAagaattctaatttctccacattccccccagtatttgttattttctgtttttgttttaatagccatcctaataggtataAGGCAATATCTCGGTGTAGGGCTTTTTTTGAAGTATTGTCGACatacaatgttgcattagtttcaggagtacagtATAGAGATTGGACAGGTCTttatattatgctatgctcaccacaagtgtagctaccatctgtcaccacatgATGCTATTACAATACTgttggctatattccctatggtgtaccttttattcctgtgacttattcattccataaccagaaacctgtatctcccactccctttcacccatttttctcatttctccactctcctcccctctggcaaccatcaggtTGTTCTCTCTATTTATGGTTCTGTTTGCTTTGTCTGTTTGTTCTTTGAttccatatggtatttgtctttctctctgacttacttcatttggCATAAtcctctctaggtccatccatgttgtcacaaggagttaagatatcattcttttttgtggctaaataatattcctctctgcgtgtgtgtgtgtgtatgtgtgtgtgtgtgtgtgatatatatctttttatacaTTCGTGTGTGGATGGACACTTacattgcttccatatcttggctattgactctaatgctacaataaacatagcaGTGGATATATCATTTTGAACTAacattttagtttagtttaattCCAGGAGTGGAATCACTGGATTGTGTGGCATTTACTTTTAATATCTcaatgtaattttgatttgcatttttctcatgattaatgatattaagcatctttttgtatgctttttggccatttgtatatcatctttggagaaatgtctattcaaatcctttgccttGTTATCTTTGTTTATTGCTCTGTAACTTGGGCCTAGAAAATTCAGTAcataggtactcagtaaatgttaaataaatagttGAAAGACAACCTTGACATTCAGGGAAGGCTTTAGCTCAGAGGAATGACTCCAATGGGAATTGCAAGCTCCTATGACAGACAAGGGTGGAGAACTATTTGTCCTTTAAGTGAATCTCCAATCACATGAAGTTTGCTCAGCTCTGCAAAATAGAAACTACTTTAAACACTTACATTGCAGGCGATGACTATGATCCAAGACTTAGAGGAAACAGATGCCTACTGGTGATCACTGTCCAAACTCTTTATAGACTCCCTGACTGAAGCTCTTCATCCCTTGGCTCTAGCCTTACTTTTTCCTGCTACTTAGCTCTTCCAGCTCTGATCTCTAGCTATCTGACTGACTTGCAGTTCCTGACTGCTTTGCTCGACCCCAACCCCTTGGACCCTGAGTCTCTTCGGCTAGCTCCCGGTCTTTCAGGTTTTAGCTTAAATGCCActccctccaggaagctttccttgactcacaatcccaagattaGACAAGCTGCCCCTCTTCGTGCTCTCATAACACCCTACACTCACTCCAACAGTAGTTCTCACCACTCTGTTATAACCTcctgttcatttttcattctccACATGCTTAGACTTGAGGTCGTTGAGGACAGGCACTGGTCCTTTTTGTGTCCTCAGTGCCTAGCTCAGGCCTAGCCCCTAGTAGAAACTCTGTGAATATTTGCCaagtgaaagaattaatgaatgtAGTGTTAAAGTCAAGATTCAAGAAAGCGTCTGAGGGTGTGGTAGTTGAAATGTTCTAAGTACTTTAGAGGTCACTGTCTCTGCAAGATGTTCTCATCCACAACGTTTTCCTGAAAACATGTTTCATGATTGTTAGGCAACAGTTAcagaatgaaataattatatgCTACTTCCTGACCCCTGCTGTCAGGGTTCTCCTAGTTCTCAGCCTATTCCTTAATAGGACCTCAACCTGCTATGTAATTCTCACCAtacccttttctttccctctgatcAATTACACTTAcccttttgtttatatataatagaagtatttatttaatgtgtGTGCATTTAATATATGCCTAACATGGCTGTCTCAGTCATGTAGCTAGTTCCTGGAGGGCAGGTGCATCATGCCTTTCTCCATCTCGAACTTGGCACAGTGCCATGACAAATCAGGTCCCTCTGAGAGGAGACAATGATTGGAGTTGCTTTGTGTACagaaagagcatgcacacaagctaCAACCAATAGAAAGGTACTTCATTTCCTACCAAAAATCTATTTCACTGCATTATTCAACTGGCTTTATCTCTGAACCATGGTCATTCCAGGTCCATCCAGCACCACAATGCACTGGCAGACTTCAAGCCAAGAGGCTGGAACTGTTAAGAGGAACATCTTGGATATGATATGGAAAGAGATTCAAAGGAAGGCCAAGTGGGAGATcttgtaggttttttttcccatgaTATGAAGAGAGTGGGTAGTATGTAGAAACGTTTACAAGGGTTTTGGTTTTCCTGACCAGATCATGACTGACACATCATCTGTAAATATCTTAATAACTGTTGACGTGTCTATTATCTGTATCCTACCTCCTTAcatagaatgtaagctccatggggGCAGAGCCTTTGCTTTGTTTACTGTTTTCTCCCCTACattcagaacagtgcctggcacatactaggcACTCAGTAATTCAGCCTTGAATGGACTCAGGCATTGAAACAATAGAACACTCTTAGCATCCAGGGAATATGTGGGCATTGCTGCAGGGAAAGTGATGACTACATGAGTGTGAAGGAGGTGAGAACAAGGATTGAAGTTTATTGGGACTAGGGCACTAGCCACTGCAGTGACAAAATGACAGCGAGCTACTCAGCCAGTTTAAGGGGGGAGCAGTAAGTCATGGCCAAGCCCAACCAGAGTCCTCAGACCTCTGTGCTATCTCACACTTCTGGATTGGACACCACAGAGTTTCTGGGCTCTGATCAGAGTCGTGGGGAGCTGTGCAAATGGCCCAGGGGATTATCCATCGCTGACATCTCCTGTGCTGCTTACTTTGGAGCCCTGCAAAGCCTCTGTCATGGTGGGGAGTGTCACAGCTTACATTTGAATGTGCTCCTTCTCTTGAAGCTTAAAATCCATGCATCCAGCTCATTGTTCCAGAATTTATAACCTCAAGTCTACATAGACATTCCTGTAACCCTTGATGTCCTTAAACTTGTTGCTCCTCAGATTTGCTTGGATCTGCCTTTGGCCACTCTTGAAGGGGACAGTCTCCAGAGTGATGCTGGCCCTGTGTTGAGGTTTGAGGATTCCAATGCTGtagcagagaagagagaattttagAAGACCATGGGTATTATGAGAACCCCAAAGCTCTTTTCCACTCAGCAACCAGGGCTTTCCTTCCCTGGTGTTCTCAGAGATTGGCCTGGGTGCCCATCACCAGAAAGAAGGCTAGTGAAAACCCCAGGATAAGATGGGAGCGAAGGCTGAGTACTACCAGCACTCACAGGACTCTCTGCTGTTTCTTGAAGAGCCCACTTCCTTCCACAGTTAGTACACAGTCTTCAACGTACTCTGAGAGGGGGTTTGAAAATAGCACCTGGATGGAGAGTGGCTGGTTCACAATGGCAGCTCCTAAAACCTAAACAGAGCGATccagaggagaagaaggaagcagaagatTAATCTCATTCTCcaattcatcaaacatttacaGACAGCATTTCTCTTCAGATCTATTTCCTGAAGAGCTGGATTTCTATGGCACATGTTTTTCTAGGTATGGGTTAAGACCAACTTGATACGTTGtcattaatgttttttaaaaacaaaacagatgaaaatatcaGCGTACATCATGAAAGATATTGTTATGTAAAACTTTGATTCATTGCTACATTCATAGGtgtttgtataaaatattttatatccctCAACCCAGAATATGGAAAAATCTGATAAATTGGATACTCTAGTAATGTTATCTCTGCTCCAAGGCTTTCATCTGAATGTAAAATAATCCCAAAGGATTCTCATGCATAATTTGAGTGGATAGAATCTTCTTTGGCACTTTCTTATTGCAAGTCTACTacattccttttctccctcttaaCATAATGGGCTCACTTCTTTTCACACCAGTAGGTGAGTGTAGAGCAATGGAATATTCAAGGCCATAGAGAGATGGAAGTAGCTTCAGGAAACCTGGAGGTACTTTTGGATACCCTCCCTAAAAGAAGACTCCAGTGGCTGGGCTTGCTGGATGCACCCCACCAGGGGTCCCACAGGCTCATTTGACAGGGTCCAGGAGGCTGCTTGGCCTTGGGGAAACAATACTGAAGAGACCCATGAAGTCTTCCCACTCAGAGGACCACAGAATGTCACAGCAGATGGTGTCCTCAGAGGCCAGCTAGTCTAATCCTCTCATTTGACAGTTCCCGAAGCAGAGGCCCAGGGACTTGTCCAGGAATGCATGGCTAAGAGGTGGCAAATCAAATCTGAGCTGATCTCAGGCAGTGCTCTTCTCCCCATAGAGGTTCCTTCCACTGGAGCTCATAGTTCCTCATGTTGACCCTGGGGAAGACCAACAGTGGGAGGTGGCACAAGAAAGAGATCTCTTCCTGTCCTCTCCATAGCACCTGCTCAAGGTCTACCCataaggtctttatttttttattcatgagagagagggagagagagagagagacagagacagagacagagacataggcagagagagaagcagactccctgctgggagcgtgatgcaggactcaatctcaggaacccgggatcacaacctgagctgaaggcagatgctcaaccactgagccacccaggtgcccctacccatAAGACTTTAGTGGTGCAAGAGTATGGACATCTTGTCCAGTGTTTTCAGATGAACCTTACGTTCCCAATAGGAAGGTACTTGGGAACACTAGAAGAGGCAGTGGAAAAGGGAGACTGCTTTTCTGAACAGAGTCTTGGAGGGCTgcactccccccaaccccagccagATCCCTAGGAGCCCCCCAGACAACTTACATTAATTATGATGCCTGGATAGGCTAAGGTGATGATCTTGTCCACCAGGATCTTTTCTGGACTGCTCTTCTCTTCGCCCAGGGCACTGATGCGAATCAGCTTGTCTGTTGACAGGTACTGGCTATACTGGGAATAGGGAATTCTACAGGAATGGGTCTTTGCtagggagaaaacaaaaagatgaggTGAAAGTAGCTGGGAAAATCAGCTAGGCCTGGGTTAGATCTGGAGGGATCCTTCTTTGGAGAAGGAACTAACATGTACTGAGCCCCAGTGAAGCAGATATTAGGTTTTCAGGTAGAGAGGCAAAATGGTTTCCGCAAGGTCATTCTCCTGGTAAATGGATGGATCGAGGTTCTAACCAAGTTCTGGATGCCTCCAAAGATCAGGCTTTCCCTACTAAATCAGGCTCCCTTCCTTGGAGTAGTAAAGGgaatggaggaggaagaagagaaaggagggaagaaggaatctGTGCCAAAGGGGACATTTAGGAAGACTGGTATCACAGGGACCTGTccccagaacatttttatctggGTTGTTCCTACTGGCATTTCCATAACCCACTCTGTGTACACAGGCTGTCCTCATGCCTATACCCAGAGCGCATACCTTCTTCAGGAGAGAGTGTGATGAAGGCTGTGTCCTGCCAGAAAGCGAGTAGCGGGCTACCATCATGCAGCAGGGACTGGGCACTCAGGTTCACTTTGAGGTCCTTGAACTGGAATGACATGTTAAGGGCCAGCAGGACAAAGCTTATGTCCTGGCCCATGTGGGGTGGGGCAAGCAGCTGGAATTTCAAGGAGACCTGGACAACATCACTGGGCTGAAGGGAAGGCATATGTAGCCTCCGAAGGCTGTCCTCGCTCAGTGGCATGGATGTGGATGCATGATGGGGGTCTTCAGACCTTCCAGCCCTCAGCTTCTGAAGAGCCTTCAGGAACACCTGCCTCTCCTGGGGGGAACCTGGAAGGGCAGTGATAGCACCAGGTGTAGGCCAGGCTGACCCTGGGAGGTAAGCCTTGGCTGAACACTGCAGGACTGTTAAAACCCCCATTTCTAATAACAGACACTCCCTACTCTTCATCaggtactttcttttcttttttctctctctcttccgttctttcttttttaaggattttatttatttatttgagaaagagagagggtaaGCACAAATGTGGGTATGTGTGGGCGTgcatgagggcagggagggccagggggagcagcaagctcCCCCCTCAACAGGGAGATCATTCAATGGATGCAGTATGATgggatgcagggctctatcccaatACCCTGCGATCACGGACCTGAGCTTGAGCagaacgcagatgcttaaccgactgagccagcaggcCCCTCATCAGGTGCTTTTTAAGTGTCAGCTTTGCAAAGTATTTCATACCTTTCATCCTCACATCAACCATGAGAGGGATGTATTGTTACTATTTATTGAGTATGAATATTTTTTAGCAGTGCCCATGTGACAATGGTATCCCCAGTAGAGACAGGGAGGACCCTCTGGACCTTCTCTTTGGTACCATGAAAGTCCTagaactatttttattaaatcactagcactattttattcatttatttgttttcttaccttTTGACTCTCTTTACCCATttctcccatcccacccccctgCCTCTTGTAACCAGCAATCTATATTCTGTATCTatgaacttgttttcttttctttttttagattccacatataaaagaggaaatcgtacagtatttgtcatagtctaacttatttcacttagcataatgccctcaagttccttccatattgttgcaaatggcaagattccattgtcttctgtgattgaataatattcaattatataccacattttgtttatccatttatccatcagttgacacttgggttgtttccatagcttggctattataaaaaatgctgcaacaaacataggggcgcatgtatctttttaagttagtgttttagttttcttcaaaTACTCAAGTGTGCAATTGTTGggttatatggtagttctatttttaattttttgagaaaccaccatactgttttccacagaagcTGTACCAGCtagcattcccatcaacagtgcacaagggttccttatTCACCATGTCCTCACCAACAAAATTGAATTCATCCAGATGAGTAAAatggggctcagagaggcccTGTCATTTGTCCAAGTCCCACAACTTGCAAGGGGCAGAATCCAGGTGGAAATGAAATGTGCCCAACACAAAAATCCACGCTTCCAACCCTTAGACTCTATCCTGCCTCCCCCAGGGGAAAGACAAAGGCCCACAAATGGAGAAGAGTAAGCCTCTTAAAGACAGCAGCACAGTGTAATTTCCTGTTCTAGAACCAAACAATTGGCCAGGTGTAGACAAATTCCTGGGCATGAAGGTGAGAGAAGccataggaagaaaagaaagaaagagagagagaaaagaaagacaaagaaaaaaagaggaaggaaggaaagaaggaaaggaaaagaaaggagagaaaataaaattgaattaaagtaaattaaagtaaagtaaaattcaGGCAATCGGAGTTTCCAGAGAGGCTTGGCTTCAGTCCTGGAATGATACTGTGGCCAGGATACGCAGGACTACTCACCCACGCTTCCCTAATAATCCTAGCAGCTGTGTTCACTTGGCACTCACTGCCCTCAGAGTCTGTCCCACCCCTTCAGAGCATCCCCACATCTTCCCCAGACAGACGCCACTTTTTATCTCCTTGCTCTGGGGGTCATTCTAAGCCTGGTTCCAGGCAGAAGAGGATCCACACACGTGCTTCAGCAAGAGTTGGCCCAGGGAGATGTGGATCAGATTTAGCTCACATGTGGTCTGTTCTATCCTCAGATCCTGTCAGGCTGAGTAGGAAAAGATCAGATACTGCCCGACTGAATACCACTCTCAAGCCCACAGGCATATAACTCCAAACCCCCAAGATTACAGTGGAATCCCATGGATCTCTAGCAAATGCTGCAATGCCTACTCACATCCCCTTGGCACTCACCAGTTCAGTGCCCACATGCCCTACATTCAAATTCTAGCACCTTCTACTCTTTGTCTAGGGCTTTCTTTGTTACCAGAGCTGCCATAGACTATGCATGGAACAGGCCTGAAGTACTAGGGACTTGACACCCCAAGGAGTCAGGGCCTCAGTCCCTGCTTGACAGGAGTTGGGGGATAAATAGCCTAGCCCCCTTGCCTCTTGGGTGGGATAGATCTGTGGTGGTGTTCTACACTTGACACTGAATCCCTGATAGGGTTgccatatttagcaaataaaagtgTTTTCCCTGGCAACATTCATAAAGCTCCCCTGCAGGAGCTGAGCTCCAGCTGCCTGTGCTCCTAACTGGCTGGACAAGGCACCCTGCATTggctttcttccctcccctgtctcacttgctcactctcctTCCAGTAGTTCCTGGATGGCCTCACAGATAAACCACCCATCCTGATATCCTTGCCTCAGGATCTGTCCTGGGCACCCCAACCAAGGTAACCCCAGAGTGGATGGAGATGAAGGGGATGACTAACAGCAGGCTGGGCTGTGTTCAGTGCTTGCCTCTCACTGTGTAaaaacccttccttttttttttattttttaaaagattttatttatttatttggcagagagagagagagcgagtacaagtagggggagtggcaggcagaggaagagggagaagcagactccctgctgagcaaggagcttgatgcagggcctGTTCCCAAGTCCTGGGgttcatgacccaagcccaaggcaggtgcttaaccaactgagccactcaggtgcactGGTAAACCCCTTCATAGGCTTATATTCTGGAGCTTCTCTGTGGGTCCCCAAGGCCCATACAGACACACCACAGATGCTACTCTTCAGCACTCCCAGTAACTGCTCAGCCTCCTGCCACTCCCCTCCTTTTCTGATTCACTCCTGCTCAGCTCCTACTCCTTGCCCAGCTTCTGGTCCTCATAGACTGTATATTTTTCACTTGGCTCCATGGTGATTGAATCCAGTGGTTGACCTTCCTCAAATTCTGGGAATGTGTTCACGCCTGACTACTGTAGTTGCCTATTTGCCCCTGCTAACTTGAGTAAGGGGACTCTTCCAGGTCGCCCACCTCTCAGCAGGGGCAGGTGTCGGACTAAACATTCGGCCTTATATTGGCCTGAGTACTGGTTGGTGGTCTGTATTGTCCTCCAAAAACTCAATAAAACAAAgttaattagaaaatatgttaaatgaaattcATTAAATTAATAGAATAGGGTTTACTAAATCCCCTCCCATCTTGAGAAGGAGGCTAACTTTTCAGGAAGGCAGCAGTGAAGGATTCATATGGTAGGATGCCCGTCAGTGGCCTTATGGTCATTGGGAACATCTTCTGAAGGATGCTCACTGGCCTGTGGGATGTGGGGTGGCGGTGGGCACAAGGAAGTGAGGCAATGAGAGCATCTCAACTGGGACCTTAAAAATGAGGAGGCATAAGACCTGGGATCTGTCCCTCAGATTCCTTCTAGTTCCCCAGAGGGCTGTCCCAGCTGGCGGGAGGTTCCCTGGGGAAGGTGTTCATAGACTTGGACTCTGGcaggggctggctcagtcataCCTTCTATGTATTTGTAGTTCTCCGTGATGTCATCTCGCTCATTGCTTTGAATGCTCTTGGTGCTGATAAAATTGCCAACAGTATTCGTTTCCCGGTGAattttctgctccttccctccatAGACAAGCCAGGACATGCAGTCTGCATTCACCATGGAAAAGGCAAAGGCTGTGTCATAGTTCAGATCCACCTCTCCTTCTTTGATGGCTCTGACAGAGGCAGGGCCACAGCAGTAGAGGCCTGAGAACAGAAGAGTTACAATGGGCCAGGCTGTTGCTGCAGGGTcaggcaggggcaagggcagTTTCTGTGGGAATGGGTTCCACCTTTTTTCTGGATAGCCTCACCATTGCTTGTCTCCTGAGGTGTGGCATCCAGCACCTGCCAGCCTCCATATCCAGGAGGGAGGTCCTTTCGAGCCATCCAGCACTCATTCCACACGTGAAAATTCCTAAAGGAGAAGCCAGAGGAATCAGGGTCAAATGATGCTAAGGGAGAGTCTGTAgtgtttgtgttctttccagagcAAGGCAGGGGACGGTGGGCAAATAGAAAGACAGATTTAGTGTACCCTGGGCCTTCAAACCTCTATGGGTAAGGGGGTGGCAGCTCTTCCTCCTGTGAGGCCCAACTTGCTCAGAAAAGAACTTTTTTCTGTGAATACAGAGTGAAGGCTTCCCTAAAgttaaagttaaaagttaaaagttaaaacttCCCTGAAGTTAAaaatctctcactctctctccccaaaaGGTCCTCTGGCCCTTTCTTGTGTGTGCTGCTGCTGACAGAGGCACTCGTGGTGTGTCTGGAGGTGAGGCTTCAGGCTTTCCTGCGGTCAGAGCTAAAGGCTGATATTAAATGAAGAAGATGACAAATGAATGACGCAAATAGAAACTGCACCCAGAGTAGAAAGCTCTTGTGATATGAGGATTCTAAACTCAGAATAGGTTTTGTGTTCCACTGTGTCTCAGCCTTCGAGTTGGGGACACAGAGCCCTGGGACTGGTGTAAGTGAGGGGGGTGTGAGAGGGCAGAAGGCTTGTGGGCCTGCCCCACTCTCTGCTGGAGGGGTTTGCCttggaaagagatggaaagatggTCTCTCACCAGACAGTGTCCTTCTTCTTATTCTCCAAGATCCT
It encodes the following:
- the TGM5 gene encoding protein-glutamine gamma-glutamyltransferase 5 isoform X1, translated to MEQGLEVALTDLQSAWNNVQHHTEEISSERLLVRRGQAFNITLYFRNRGFQPGLDNVIFMAETGPLPDLSNGTRALFSLTGRHGPSPWIALLETNGASSLEVSLCAPPTAAVGRYLLKVHIDSFQRSVTAYQLGEFILLFNPWCPEDSVYLDSEPQRQEYVVNDYGFIYQGNKNWIRPCPWNYGQFEENIIDICLELLDKSLNFQTDPATDCALRGSPVYISRVVCAMINSNDDNGVLNGNWSENYLDGINPAEWTGSVAILKQWHATGCQPVRYGQCWVFAAIMCTVMRCLGIPTRVITNFDSGHDTDGNLIIDEYYDSTGRILENKKKDTVWNFHVWNECWMARKDLPPGYGGWQVLDATPQETSNGLYCCGPASVRAIKEGEVDLNYDTAFAFSMVNADCMSWLVYGGKEQKIHRETNTVGNFISTKSIQSNERDDITENYKYIEGSPQERQVFLKALQKLRAGRSEDPHHASTSMPLSEDSLRRLHMPSLQPSDVVQVSLKFQLLAPPHMGQDISFVLLALNMSFQFKDLKVNLSAQSLLHDGSPLLAFWQDTAFITLSPEEAKTHSCRIPYSQYSQYLSTDKLIRISALGEEKSSPEKILVDKIITLAYPGIIINVLGAAIVNQPLSIQVLFSNPLSEYVEDCVLTVEGSGLFKKQQRVLIGILKPQHRASITLETVPFKSGQRQIQANLRSNKFKDIKGYRNVYVDLRL